The Nocardia terpenica genome has a segment encoding these proteins:
- the gcvP gene encoding aminomethyl-transferring glycine dehydrogenase translates to MTRSFADRHIGPDAGALEHILAAVGVGSLEDLAGRAVPASILDQSAGNGLDALPPALSEHEALNELAALAHSNTVATSMIGLGYYDTLTPPVLVRNLLENPAWYTAYTPYQPEISQGRLEALLNFQTMVSDLTGMAVANASMLDEATAAAEAMTLLRRANRASKSPRLLVDTDLFPQTRTVLYTRAEPLGIEIVEADLSGGVLPEGEFFGVLVQVPGASGRIVDWAPVFAAAHERGALVAAGADLLAMTLITSPGEQGADVCFGTTQRFGVPLGFGGPHAGYLAVRDAHARQLPGRLVGVSVDADGDRAYRLALQTREQHIRREKATSNICTAQVLLAIVAAMYASYHGADGLRAIARRVHRHAEQLATGLGESVVHERFFDTVLVQVPGGAEAVVAKAKGRGINLRLVDADHVAVACDEATTDEHVAIVLDSFGADGVPAATELPSIETRTSQYLTHPAFTRYHTETAMLRYLRQLSDKDIALDRSMIPLGSCTMKLNATAEMEPITWPGFSRLHPYAPIEDVPGMLRVIEDLQGWLSAITGYDRVSLQPNAGSQGEYAGLLAIRRYHLDRGDTHRDTCLIPSSAHGTNAASAAMAGLRVEVVKCRENGDVDLDDLRAKIADHADRLACIMITYPSTHGVYEQEVAELCALVHDAGGQVYVDGANLNALVGLARPGRFGGDVSHLNLHKTFCIPHGGGGPGVGPVAVREHLAKYLPGNPLEAGSHAVSAAEHGSASILPITWAYIRMMGADGLRRATLTAIASANYIARRLDPHFPVLYTGENGMVAHECILDLREITRRTGVTVDDVAKRLADYGFHAPTMSFPVAGTLMVEPTESENLEEIDAFIDAMIAIKAEIDQVASGVWPVDDNPLRGAPHTAASLVGDWPHPYTRETAVYPRGLSSARAKVWPSVRRIDGAYGDRNLLCSCPPLEAYGE, encoded by the coding sequence GTGACCCGCTCTTTCGCCGACCGCCACATCGGGCCCGATGCCGGTGCCCTCGAGCACATCCTCGCCGCCGTCGGCGTCGGTTCGCTCGAGGACCTGGCCGGGCGCGCCGTGCCCGCGAGCATTCTCGATCAGTCCGCCGGTAACGGCCTGGACGCGCTGCCGCCCGCGCTGTCCGAGCACGAGGCGCTGAACGAGCTTGCCGCGCTGGCACATTCGAACACCGTCGCCACCTCCATGATCGGTCTCGGCTACTACGACACGCTGACCCCGCCGGTGCTGGTGCGCAATCTGCTGGAAAATCCGGCCTGGTACACCGCCTACACGCCGTATCAGCCGGAGATCAGCCAGGGGCGGCTGGAGGCGCTGCTGAACTTCCAGACCATGGTGTCGGACCTGACCGGCATGGCGGTCGCCAACGCGTCGATGCTGGACGAGGCCACCGCCGCGGCCGAGGCGATGACGCTGCTGCGCCGCGCCAATCGCGCGAGCAAGTCGCCGCGGCTGCTGGTCGACACCGACCTGTTCCCGCAGACGCGGACCGTGCTGTACACCCGCGCCGAGCCGCTGGGCATCGAGATCGTGGAGGCCGACCTGTCCGGCGGGGTGCTGCCCGAGGGCGAGTTCTTCGGTGTGCTGGTTCAGGTTCCGGGCGCCTCCGGCCGCATCGTCGACTGGGCCCCGGTGTTCGCGGCGGCGCACGAGCGCGGCGCGCTGGTGGCCGCGGGCGCGGATCTGCTTGCGATGACGCTGATTACGTCGCCGGGCGAGCAGGGCGCGGACGTATGTTTCGGCACCACACAGCGTTTCGGTGTGCCGCTGGGCTTCGGCGGCCCGCACGCCGGGTATCTCGCGGTGCGCGACGCGCACGCCCGGCAGCTGCCGGGCCGGTTGGTCGGCGTCTCGGTGGACGCCGACGGCGACCGCGCCTACCGGCTCGCGCTGCAGACCCGCGAGCAGCACATCCGGCGGGAGAAGGCGACCTCCAACATCTGCACCGCGCAGGTGCTGCTGGCCATCGTGGCCGCCATGTACGCCAGCTATCACGGCGCGGACGGCCTGCGCGCGATCGCGCGGCGGGTGCACCGGCACGCCGAGCAGCTGGCGACCGGGCTCGGCGAATCCGTTGTGCACGAACGCTTCTTCGACACCGTGCTGGTGCAGGTGCCCGGCGGCGCGGAGGCCGTGGTGGCCAAGGCCAAGGGGCGCGGCATCAATCTGCGGCTGGTCGATGCCGATCACGTGGCGGTGGCGTGCGACGAGGCGACCACCGACGAGCACGTGGCGATCGTGCTGGACAGCTTCGGCGCCGACGGCGTGCCCGCCGCGACGGAGCTGCCGTCGATCGAGACCCGGACCTCGCAGTACCTGACCCATCCGGCGTTCACCCGGTACCACACCGAGACCGCGATGCTGCGCTACCTGCGGCAGCTGTCCGACAAGGACATCGCGTTGGACCGCAGCATGATTCCGCTGGGCTCGTGCACCATGAAGCTGAACGCCACCGCGGAGATGGAGCCCATCACCTGGCCCGGATTCTCCCGCCTGCACCCGTACGCCCCGATCGAGGACGTGCCCGGGATGCTGCGGGTGATCGAGGATCTGCAGGGCTGGCTGTCGGCGATCACCGGGTACGACCGGGTCAGCCTGCAGCCCAACGCGGGCAGTCAGGGCGAGTACGCGGGCCTGCTGGCCATCCGCCGCTACCACCTGGATCGCGGTGACACACACCGGGATACGTGCCTGATCCCGTCCAGCGCGCACGGCACCAACGCCGCGTCCGCGGCCATGGCCGGGCTGCGCGTGGAGGTGGTCAAGTGCCGCGAGAACGGCGACGTGGACCTCGACGACCTGCGCGCCAAGATCGCCGACCACGCCGACCGGCTGGCCTGCATCATGATCACCTACCCGTCCACGCACGGCGTGTACGAGCAGGAGGTGGCCGAGCTGTGCGCGCTGGTGCATGACGCCGGCGGCCAGGTGTACGTGGACGGCGCGAACCTGAACGCGCTGGTGGGACTCGCCCGTCCGGGCCGGTTCGGCGGCGACGTGTCGCACCTGAACCTGCACAAGACCTTCTGCATTCCGCACGGCGGCGGCGGTCCCGGTGTGGGGCCGGTCGCGGTGCGCGAGCACCTGGCGAAGTACCTGCCGGGCAATCCGCTGGAGGCGGGCTCGCACGCGGTGTCGGCCGCCGAGCACGGTTCGGCGTCGATCCTGCCGATCACCTGGGCCTACATCCGCATGATGGGCGCCGACGGCCTGCGGCGGGCCACGCTCACCGCCATCGCGTCGGCGAATTACATTGCGCGGCGGCTGGATCCGCACTTCCCGGTGCTCTACACCGGTGAGAACGGCATGGTCGCCCACGAGTGCATCCTGGACCTGCGCGAAATCACCAGGCGCACCGGCGTCACCGTCGACGACGTGGCAAAGCGCCTGGCCGACTACGGATTCCACGCCCCCACCATGAGCTTCCCGGTCGCGGGCACCCTCATGGTGGAGCCCACCGAGAGCGAGAACCTGGAGGAGATCGACGCCTTCATCGACGCGATGATCGCCATCAAGGCCGAGATCGACCAGGTAGCCAGCGGTGTCTGGCCCGTCGACGACAACCCCCTGCGCGGCGCCCCCCACACCGCCGCCAGCCTGGTCGGCGACTGGCCCCACCCCTACACCCGCGAAACCGCCGTCTACCCCCGCGGACTGTCCTCGGCCCGAGCCAAGGTCTGGCCATCGGTCCGCCGCATCGACGGCGCCTACGGCGACCGCAACCTGCTCTGCTCCTGCCCACCACTGGAGGCGTACGGGGAGTAG
- a CDS encoding GIY-YIG nuclease family protein: MGRRYWQAPPCVYILANRPDGIIYIGATRNLVGRVWQHKNDVVPSFTRRYRVHTLVWYAAHDTLENALLQEKRLKTWRRERKIALIEAGNPEWADLYPTLL, translated from the coding sequence ATGGGGAGGCGATACTGGCAGGCGCCGCCGTGTGTGTACATCCTGGCGAATCGACCCGACGGGATCATCTACATCGGCGCGACCCGCAATCTGGTCGGCAGGGTGTGGCAGCACAAGAACGATGTGGTGCCCAGCTTCACCCGGCGCTACCGGGTACACACCCTCGTCTGGTACGCGGCGCACGACACGCTGGAAAATGCCCTCCTTCAGGAGAAACGTCTCAAGACATGGCGACGCGAACGCAAGATCGCGCTGATAGAGGCCGGGAATCCGGAATGGGCCGACCTCTATCCGACGCTCCTGTGA
- a CDS encoding substrate-binding domain-containing protein has product MGTHRSAAGSRGVSKGLVISIAAALLVVAVVGGWFWLNRQSASQDRSAASGCLAGPTTLAVTVDPALATPVRAAADRYNATKPTVRDHCVTVAVAAQPSAAMVAGFTATAWDAKLGPQPALWIPDSSRSIEEMRVPGLVQGTPVPVAASPIVLAVPDPLRQALEQAKTSWSDLPRLQQGSLGDIGLGGWGGLRMALPGDDETLAVAAAVGANVSGSDPLTDQAARSGQVITAISQLAAGAPRSDDAVSTLSGVAGSAADAPVHALAVTEQQLKAKGGVGEYRPAGSAPMADYPAALLSGQWVDKTQNLIAGLFADYLRAPEQQKLFTDEGFAAAPAATTPVPPKSVLDQVHSALTKPVLGMQTTVLIDTGADMGITDGSLTRLGNTLGAVQSTMDTMPPDFGLGVQTYANDAENKVLSPTAPLSQQHRAELSKALSNVSATSAHGDHTYPALEAAYHTAVTEYATGKTNSVLLITGGPNDDSAVTPDQLLADITAATDPAHPVRIDIIVLGGPGAPTLQTLAQKTGGTYTRLPTSDDLTFGTAVNQALTTP; this is encoded by the coding sequence GTGGGCACACATCGCAGCGCGGCCGGGTCACGGGGCGTCAGCAAAGGTCTCGTTATTTCCATCGCGGCGGCGCTGTTGGTGGTGGCGGTCGTCGGCGGCTGGTTCTGGTTGAACCGGCAGTCCGCCTCGCAGGACCGCAGCGCCGCGTCCGGATGCCTGGCGGGCCCGACGACCCTGGCCGTCACCGTCGATCCGGCGCTGGCCACGCCCGTGCGCGCGGCCGCCGACCGATACAACGCCACCAAACCGACGGTGCGCGACCACTGCGTCACCGTCGCGGTGGCCGCGCAGCCGTCGGCGGCCATGGTGGCCGGGTTCACCGCCACGGCGTGGGACGCCAAGCTCGGGCCGCAGCCCGCGCTGTGGATTCCGGATTCGTCGCGCTCGATCGAGGAGATGCGGGTGCCCGGTCTCGTCCAGGGCACGCCGGTACCGGTCGCGGCCAGCCCGATCGTGCTCGCGGTGCCCGATCCGCTGCGGCAGGCGCTGGAACAGGCCAAGACCAGCTGGTCGGATCTGCCGCGGCTGCAGCAGGGTTCGCTGGGCGATATCGGGCTGGGCGGCTGGGGCGGGCTGCGCATGGCGCTGCCGGGCGACGACGAGACCCTCGCCGTCGCGGCGGCGGTGGGCGCGAACGTGTCCGGCAGCGACCCGCTCACCGACCAGGCCGCCCGGTCCGGACAGGTGATCACCGCGATCTCGCAGCTGGCCGCGGGCGCACCGCGGTCCGACGACGCCGTCTCCACCCTGTCCGGCGTCGCCGGATCGGCCGCGGACGCACCCGTGCACGCGCTGGCCGTTACCGAACAGCAATTGAAGGCGAAGGGCGGTGTCGGCGAGTATCGCCCGGCCGGGTCGGCGCCGATGGCCGACTACCCGGCGGCGCTGCTGTCCGGGCAGTGGGTGGACAAGACGCAGAACCTGATCGCCGGTCTGTTCGCCGACTACCTGCGCGCGCCGGAGCAGCAAAAGCTGTTCACCGACGAGGGTTTCGCCGCAGCCCCCGCCGCGACCACGCCGGTGCCACCGAAATCGGTTCTGGACCAAGTACATTCGGCGCTCACCAAGCCGGTGCTGGGCATGCAGACCACGGTGCTGATCGACACCGGCGCGGACATGGGCATCACCGACGGATCGCTGACCCGCCTCGGGAACACCCTCGGCGCGGTGCAGTCCACCATGGACACCATGCCGCCCGACTTCGGCCTGGGCGTGCAGACCTACGCCAACGACGCCGAGAACAAGGTCCTGTCCCCCACCGCCCCCCTCAGCCAGCAGCACCGCGCCGAACTGTCCAAGGCACTGAGCAATGTCTCCGCGACCAGCGCCCACGGCGACCACACCTATCCCGCCCTGGAGGCGGCCTACCACACCGCGGTGACCGAATACGCCACCGGCAAAACCAATTCCGTCCTGCTGATCACCGGCGGCCCCAACGACGACTCCGCCGTCACCCCCGACCAACTCCTCGCCGACATCACCGCCGCCACGGACCCCGCCCACCCCGTCCGCATCGACATCATCGTCCTCGGCGGCCCCGGCGCCCCCACCCTCCAAACCCTCGCCCAAAAAACCGGCGGCACCTACACCCGCCTCCCCACCTCCGACGACCTCACCTTCGGCACCGCCGTCAACCAGGCCCTCACCACGCCCTGA
- a CDS encoding WhiB family transcriptional regulator: MTNAVQELTLVDLLPLSDSQSWDQAACKGDPNHDAWFPYPSQDFAYARGVCAGCPIRRQCTEFAASTGQSGVWGGHEYDRGRMIRE; encoded by the coding sequence ATGACGAACGCAGTACAGGAGCTCACCCTGGTGGATCTGCTCCCGCTCTCGGACTCGCAGAGCTGGGATCAGGCCGCCTGCAAGGGTGATCCGAACCACGACGCGTGGTTCCCGTACCCGTCGCAGGACTTCGCGTACGCGCGCGGCGTCTGCGCGGGCTGCCCGATTCGCCGCCAGTGCACCGAATTCGCCGCGAGCACCGGCCAGTCCGGCGTCTGGGGCGGGCACGAGTACGACCGCGGGCGCATGATCCGGGAGTAA
- a CDS encoding inorganic phosphate transporter has protein sequence MSSELIVLLIVVVTALAFDFTNGFHDTANAMATSIATGALGPRVAVAMSAVLNLVGAFLSVEVAKTVSGGLLNIGGVNHIAMLHIVFAGLIGGILWNLLTWLLGLPSSSTHALFGGLIGAAVAALGASGVIWTGNQSTGVLNKIIVPAVLAPFVAALVAGLGTFLVYRITRKAAEAKVRTGFRLGQIGSAALVSLAHGTNDAQKTMGVIFMALVAHGTYTASDNIPMWVKICCALAIALGTYLGGWRIIRTLGKGLVEIDPPQGFAAESSSAAIILTSAQFGLPLSTTQTATGSILGTGLGKAGAVVRWGVMGRMVVAWLLTLPLAALAGALCWGVAHLIGGLGGVLVDTAILVALSAYLYLRSRRSPVDTRNVNEEWEGGLTPPSSLAESPAGTAV, from the coding sequence GTGAGCTCGGAACTCATCGTTCTCCTGATCGTCGTGGTCACCGCGTTGGCCTTCGATTTCACCAATGGTTTCCACGACACGGCCAATGCCATGGCGACCTCGATCGCCACCGGGGCGCTGGGCCCGCGGGTGGCGGTGGCGATGTCGGCGGTCCTGAATCTGGTCGGCGCGTTCCTGTCGGTCGAGGTCGCCAAGACCGTCTCGGGTGGGCTGCTGAACATCGGTGGCGTCAACCACATAGCCATGCTGCACATCGTGTTCGCCGGGCTGATCGGCGGCATTCTCTGGAATCTGCTGACCTGGCTGCTCGGCCTGCCGTCCAGCTCCACGCACGCCCTGTTCGGCGGCCTGATCGGCGCGGCGGTGGCCGCCCTCGGCGCGAGCGGGGTGATCTGGACCGGGAATCAGAGCACCGGCGTCCTCAACAAGATCATCGTCCCGGCCGTGCTCGCGCCGTTCGTGGCGGCGCTGGTCGCGGGGCTGGGCACCTTCCTGGTCTACCGGATCACCCGCAAGGCCGCCGAGGCCAAGGTGCGCACCGGCTTCCGGCTGGGCCAGATCGGCTCGGCGGCGCTGGTCTCGCTCGCGCACGGCACCAACGACGCGCAGAAGACGATGGGCGTCATCTTCATGGCGCTGGTCGCGCACGGCACCTACACCGCGAGCGACAACATCCCGATGTGGGTGAAGATCTGCTGCGCGCTGGCCATCGCGCTCGGCACCTACCTGGGCGGGTGGCGGATCATCCGCACGCTCGGCAAGGGACTGGTGGAGATCGATCCGCCGCAGGGTTTCGCGGCCGAATCCTCCTCGGCGGCAATCATTCTCACCTCGGCGCAGTTCGGCCTGCCGCTGTCGACCACGCAGACCGCGACCGGTTCGATCCTCGGCACCGGGCTGGGGAAGGCGGGCGCGGTGGTGCGCTGGGGCGTCATGGGCCGGATGGTGGTCGCGTGGCTGCTGACGCTGCCGCTGGCCGCGCTGGCGGGCGCGCTGTGCTGGGGGGTCGCGCATCTGATCGGCGGTCTGGGCGGGGTGCTCGTCGATACCGCGATCCTGGTCGCGCTGTCGGCGTACCTGTATCTGCGGTCGCGGCGCAGCCCGGTCGACACCCGCAATGTCAACGAGGAGTGGGAGGGCGGGCTCACCCCGCCGTCCAGCCTCGCCGAGTCTCCCGCCGGTACGGCGGTCTGA
- a CDS encoding DUF3349 domain-containing protein, which translates to MALSAFLTRIVEWLRAGYPQGVPDADYIPLLALLARRLSREEVQQVAAALVQQGALPADKADAGVIITKLTDEMPLESDLTRVRTHLLAGGWPVDEAWPGADSPS; encoded by the coding sequence ATGGCGCTATCCGCCTTCCTCACCAGGATCGTCGAATGGTTGCGGGCCGGATATCCGCAGGGCGTGCCGGACGCGGACTACATCCCGCTGCTGGCGCTGCTCGCGCGGCGGCTCTCGCGCGAGGAGGTCCAGCAGGTGGCGGCCGCGCTCGTGCAGCAGGGCGCCCTCCCGGCCGACAAGGCCGACGCCGGGGTGATCATCACCAAGCTCACCGACGAGATGCCGCTGGAATCCGACCTCACCCGCGTCCGCACCCACCTGCTGGCAGGCGGCTGGCCGGTCGACGAAGCCTGGCCGGGGGCGGACAGCCCGTCGTGA